From Mycobacterium colombiense CECT 3035:
CGGTCATCGGCAACGTCGTCGCGCAGGGCGATGGGGACACCCTGGGCTGCCGCATCACCGTCAACGGAGAAGTGAAAGACCAACGCACCGTCAACAAAGTCGACGCCTACACCTTCTGTCTGGATAAATCTGGATGAGCAACGATCAACAGCCGCGGCCGTTCGTGCCGCGCACCATCCGCCGGCTCGCGCTGCCGATCCTGCTGTTCTGGGTTGCGCTGGCCGCAATCACCAACATCGCGGTGCCGCAACTGGAAGACGTGGGCAAGACCCACAACGTCGCGCTGAACTCCCCAGATGCGCCGTCGCTCAAGGCAATCAAGCGCATCGGCGAGAAGTTCGGAGAGTTCAACACCGACAGCTCGGCGATGATCGTGCTGGAAGGCGACAAGCCGCTCGGTGCGGACGCCCACCGCTTCTACGACGAGATGGTCCGCAGGATCGAGCAGGACCGCAAACACGTCCAACACGTCCAGGATTACTGGGGCGACACCCTGACGGCGGCGGGATCGCAGAGCAGCGACGGCAAGGCCGCCTACGTTCAGGTCAACCTTGCCGGCAACCAAGGCTCGGCGCTGGCCAACGAGGGCGTCGGCGCGCTGCGCGACATCATCGAACGCATGAAGCCGCCGCCCGGGGTCAAGACCTACGTGACCGGTGCCGCACCGCTGATCTCCGATCAGTTCGACGTCGGCAGCAAGGGCACCGCGAAGGTCACCGCGATCACCGTCGGGGTGATCGCGCTGATGTTGTTCTTCGTGTACCGCTCGGTGCTCACCACGCTGCTGGTGCTCGCCACGGTGCTCATCGAAATGTCAGCCGCCCGAGGCCTTGTCGCGTTTCTGGGTAACGCCGGCGTCATCGGTCTGTCGACGTACGCGACGAATCTGCTGACGCTGCTGGTGATCGCGGCCGGAACCGACTACGCGATATTCTTCGTCGGCCGCTATCAGGAGGCGCGCGGCACCGGCGAGGATCGCGAAAAGGCTTTCTACACCATGTATCACGGCACGACGCATATCGTGTTGGGCTCCGGGCTCACCGTGGCCGGCGCGGTCGCCTGCCTGAGCTTCACCCGCTTGCCGTACTTCCAAAGCCTGGGCATACCGGCCGCATTGGGCATCCTGGTCGCACTGTTCGCCGCGCTCACTCTGGGGCCGGCGATCCTCACCCTGGGCGCGATGGTGGGCATCTTCGACCCCAAGCGGGCGATACGGACCCGTGGCTGGCGGCGCATCGGCACCGCCATCGTCCGGTGGCCCGGCGCCGTGCTCGCCGCGGCGTGCGCGCTGGCCCTGGTCGGCCTAATCGCCCTGCCCGGCTACAAGACGAGTTACGACACCCGCCCCTACATGCCGGCCAGCGCGCCCGCCAATATCGGCTACACCGCCGCCGAGAAGCACTTCTCGCGGGCCCGGCTCGAGCCCGAGCTGCTGATGGTCGAAACCGATCACGACATGCGAAATCCGGAGAGCATGCTCGTGTTGGACAAGGTGGCCAAGGCGGTGTTTCACGTTCCCGGGGTGGCGCAGGTGCAGACCATCACCAGGCCGTTGGGCACCCCGCTCGTGCACAGTTCGCTCGCGTTCGTGGTCAGCAATTCCAGCGCGGCGCAGCAGGAAAACCTGACGTACCAACGGGATCGGGCCGACGACGCCCTCAAACAGGCCAACGAACTGACCAAGACCATCAACATACTCAAGCAGCAGTACACCTTGCAGCAGCAGCTCGCCAGCACTACCCACGACGAGACCCAGAGCTTTCACGACACGCTGGGCACCATCCAGGACCTTCGCGACAAGATCGCGAATTTCGACGACTTCTTCCGGCCGGTGCGCAGCTATTTCTATTGGGAGAAGCACTGTTACGACATTCCCGCGTGCTTCGCGTTCCGGTCGCTGTTCGACGCGCTCGACGGCATCGACCAGCTCACCGAGAAGTTCGAAAACCTCACGGCCTCGCTCGATCAGCTCGACGCGCTGCAGCCCAAGCTGACGGCGCTGATTCCGCCGCAGATCCAGAGCCAGCAGACCAATCGCGATCTGACACTGGCGAATTACGCTACGCTGTCCGGCATTTACGCGCAGACCGCGGCCGCGATCGACAACGCGACGGCGTTGGGGCGCGCCTTCGACGCGGCCAAGAACGACGACACCTTCTACCTGCCGCCCGAGGTCTTCAACAACCCCGACTTCAAGCGTGGGCTGAAACTGTTTCTCTCGCCCGACGGCAAGGCAGCCCGGATGATCGTCACGCACGAAGGCGATCCCGCGACGCCCGAAGGTATTTCGCACATCGATCCGATCACGAAGGCGGCGCACGAGGCCTTGAAGGGCACGCCCATGGCCGGGGCGGGGATCTACGTCGGCGGCACCGCGGCGACGTACAAGGACATCCAGGATGGCGCCAAGTACGACCTGATGATCGTGGCGTTCGCCGCGCTGAGCCTCATCCTGCTGATCATGATGATCATCACACGCAGCCTGATCGCCGCGCTGGTGATCGTCGGCACGGTGGCCCTTTCGCTGGGGGCCTCGTTCGGCCTGTCAGTCCTGGTGTGGCAGTACATCTTCGGCATCCAGCTGTACTGGGTCGTGCTCGCGTTGGCGGTGATCCTGTTGCTGGCGGTCGGATCCGACTACAACCTGCTGTTGATCTCCCGCTTCAAGGAGGAGATCCACGCCGGGCTGAACACCGGCATCATCCGCGCGATGGCCGGCTCCGGTTCCGTCGTCACCTCGGCCGGAATCGTTTTCGCCGTCACCATGTGTGCGTTCGTGTTCAGCGGTTTCCAGGTGCTCGGTCAGATCGGGACGACGATCGGACTCGGCCTGTTGTTCGACACGCTGATCGTGCGCTCGTTCATGACTCCTTCCGTGGCAAGGCTTCTCGGGCGCTGGTTCTGGTGGCCGCAACGGGTGCGCCCGCGCCCGGCGAGCACCATGCTGCGGCCCTACGGCCCGCGCCCGGCGGTTCGTCAGCTGCTGCTGTGGGACGACGACGATCCCGTGGCGATGTCGCCGGCGACTCGCTGAGCCCGGGATCCCTGGCCCGCCCACCAACAACACCCCCACCCGCGGTACCGCCCTGCCCCGGACCGACCGGCGAACAACCACCACCAACAACCAACTAGCCCGGCGCGGTCACTACCTACACTGCGTCGAAACTCCGAATCGCCCGTCGCGCTAACGCAGCATGGTGGCGACGATCCCGGCGAGGTAGCCCAGCCGGGCGACCTCCGAGGGCCGGAATTCCGGGCCGGGCCGGCCGAGCACCACCGCGGTGTGCGGGTCGCCCAACGGGGCCGCGACCATCGTCACGTCCATGTCGCGCCAGGCCTTCGGCACCCACTCGGCGGTGCCGTCCAGCGTCGCGGCCCGCTCCAGCGGCAGCCACGGGGCCGAGTCCGCCTTGGTCTCCGGGGCGCCCGGACTGGCGGCCAGGCGCTGGAGCTCGTCGCCCGCACTGCGCAGCACCGTGCACCAACTGACGCGCAGCACCTTGGGCGCCTCGTTGGCGAGGACCTGCAGTCGCGCCGCCTTGCCCCCGGCCGCGGCCACGTGGTCGAGGAGTTCGAGCTCACGATGCGCCTCCAGCAGACCGGTGTGCGGGCGCACGCTGTCCACCCGGACACCCGACAGGGACTCGGCGGCGGTGATCAGCGTGTCCGGCATGGCTCCCGGCGGCAGTTCGATCACCAGGTCGTCGGTCGCGTATCCCGCGCTGCGGTCCACGACGTCGAGCGACAAGATGTCGGCTCCCACCGAACCGAGCGCCACCGCAAGCGACCCCAGGCTGCCTGGCCGGTCGACGAGCTCGATGCGCAACAGATAGGAGGGCACGGCCAACACTGTTGCACAGGGATGTGTCGGCGGCATTTCGGATCCACCGGGCCGCGCGATGGCCAACGGGCGTGCAGCCGCCCGCACCTTCGCGGCTAGGCTTTCCAGTCGTGTCCCAGATCTCCCGCGACGAGGTAGCGCACCTGGCCCGGCTGTCCCGGCTGGCGCTGACCGACAGCGAACTCGACAGCTTCGCCGGCCAGCTCGACGCCATCCTGACCCACGTCAGCCAGGTGCAGGCGGTCGACGTCACCGGCGTCGCAGCGACCGACAACCCGCTCAGTGACGTCTTGAAAGACGTCACCGGCACCCGGCCGGACGAGCCCACCCGGTGCCTGACCCAGGCCGAGGCGCTGGCCGAGGCGCCCGAGGCCGTCGATGGCCGCTTCGCGGTCCCGCAGATCCTGGGGGACAGCGAGTGAACGCGCCGTTGAATGACATCCTGCGAGCTGACGCCGCCACGCTGGCCGCCCGGATCGCCGCCAAAGAGCTGTCGTCGGTCGAGCTCACCCAAGCCTGCCTGGACCAGATCCAGGCGACCGACGACCGCTACCACGCCTTCCTGCACGTGGCGGCCGACGAGGCGCTGGGCGCGGCCGCCGTCGTCGACGAGGCGGTGGCGGCCGGGGAGCGGCTGCCGTCGCCGCTGGCCGGGGTCCCCTTGGCGCTCAAGGACGTCTTCACCACCGTCGACATGCCCACCACCTGCGGGTCCAAGATCTTGGAGGGCTGGCGCTCCCCGTACGACGCCACCGTCACCGCGCGGCTGCGCGCGGCGGGGATCCCGATCCTGGGCAAGACCAACATGGACGAGTTCGCGATGGGCAGCTCGACCGAGAACTCCGCCTACGGCCCCACCCGCAACCCGTGGGACGTCGACCGGGTGCCGGGCGGCTCCGGGGGTGGCAGCGCGGCGGCGCTGGCCGCGTTCCAGGCGCCCCTGGCGATCGGGTCGGACACCGGCGGCTCGATCCGCCAGCCGGCCGCGCTGACCTCGACGGTCGGGGTCAAGCCCACTTACGGCACGGTGTCGCGATACGGCCTGGTGGCATGCGCGTCATCGCTGGATCAGGGTGGCCCGTGCGCGCGCACGGTCCTGGATACCGCGCTGCTGCATCAGGTGATCGCCGGGCACGACACCCTGGATTCCACGTCGGTGACGGCGGCGGTGCCCGACGTCGTCGCCGCCGCCAAGGCCGGCGCCGCCGGTGACCTCAAGGGCGTGCGCGTCGGGGTGGTCAAACAGCTGCGCGGCGAGGGCTACCAGCCCGGTGTGCTGAACGCTTTCGAGGCCGCCGTCGAGCAGCTGACCGGCCTGGGCGCAGAGGTGAGCGAGGTCGATTGCCCGCACTTCGACTACGCGCTGGCCGCCTACTACTTGATCCTGCCGTCGGAGGTGTCGAGCAACCTGGCCCGCTTCGACGCGATGCGCTACGGGCTGCGGGTCGGCGACGACGGCAGCCACAGCGCCGAGGAAGTGATGGCGATGACGCGCGCCGCCGGTTTCGGGCCGGAGGTCAAGCGGCGCATCATGATCGGCACCTACGCGCTGTCGGCGGGTTATTACGACGCGTATTACAACCAGGCGCAGAAGGTGCGCACTCTGATCGCCCGCGACCTGGACGAGGCCTATCGCTCGGTGGACGTGGTGGTGTCACCCGCGACGCCGACCACGGCGTTCCGGCTCGGCGAGAAGGTCGACGATCCGCTGGCGATGTATCTGTTCGACCTGTGCACGCTGCCGCTGAATCTCGCCGGCCACTGCGGCATGTCGGTGCCGGCCGGCCTGTCGCGGGACGATGACCTGCCGGTCGGGCTGCAGATCATGGCGCCCGCGCTGGCCGACGACCGGCTGTACCGGGTTGGGGCCGCCTACGAGGCGGCCCGCGGACCGCTGCCGTCCGCGCCCACCGTCTAGCGAGCCGTCGCCGGCTAATCGCGCCATAACGCCGCCACCCCAGGCAAGATGAGGGGATGCGGATCGGAGTGCTCACCGGAGGCGGCGACTGCCCCGGACTCAACGCGGTAATCCGGGCGGTGGTGCGAACGTGCGACTCCCGGTACGGCTCGTCGGTGGTCGGATTCCAGGACGGTTGGCGCGGATTGCTGGAGAACCGGCGCGTCCAGCTGCAGAACGACGACCGTAACGACCGCCTGCTGGCCAAGGGTGGAACCATGCTGGGCACCGCCCGCGTGCATCCCGAAAAGCTGCGGGCCGGGCTGAGCCAGATCAAGCAGACGCTGGACGACAACGGGATCGACGTGCTGATCCCCATCGGGGGGGAAGGCACCCTGACGGCCGCGCACTGGCTCTCGGAGGAGAACGTGCCGGTGGTCGGTGTGCCGAAGACGATCGACAACGACATCGATTGCACCGACGTGACTTTCGGCCACGACACCGCGTTGACCGTCGCCACCGACGCCATCGACCGGCTGCACAGCACCGCCGAATCGCACCAGCGGGTGATGCTGGTCGAGGTGATGGGCCGCCACGCCGGCTGGATCGCGTTGAACGCGGGCCTGGCGTCGGGCGCGCACATGACCCTGATCCCCGAGCAGCCCTTCGATGTCGAAGAGGTCTGCCGGCTCGTCAAAAGGCGGTTCCAGCGCGGGGATTCGCACTTCATCTGCGTGGTCGCCGAGGGCGCCAAACCCATTCCCGGGTCGATCGCGTTGCGGGAAGGCGGGATTGACGAATTCGGCCACGAGAAGTTCACCGGCGTGGCGGCCCAGCTCGGTGCCGAGGTGGAGAAGCGGATCAACAAGGACGTCCGGGTGACCGTGCTGGGCCACGTCCAGCGAGGCGGCACCCCGACGGCCTACGACCGGGTGCTGGCCACCCGGTTCGGGGTGAACGCGGCCGACGCGGCGCACGCCGGGGAATACGGCCAGATGGTGTCGCTGCGCGGACAGGACATCGGCCGGGTGCCGCTGGCGGACGCGGTGCGTCAGCTCAAGCTGGTGCCGGAAAGCCGCTACGACGACGCCGCCGCGTTCTTCGGCTAGCCGCGACGACGGGCAAACAACCGGTGGATTTGAGTGAACCGCGGCTTGAATTTGCCCGCTAACGATCCAGCTGGTTCGCGATTGCGACGATTTGGTGGTTTCCGGACCGGTCCTCAGCGGTTATACCGGGAGTATGAGCAACCGCGGTGCGATTCGCGGATTCGTTCAGCAATCCGCGGCAGCGGCGAGACCACCGGGCCCGCCGAATCAGATGCCGGGTCCGCGCCGATGGCGCACCGAAGGCGACCCCGCAGCGGCCACCGTGCCGCAGTCCCACGGTCCGAATCAGCCAATGACCGGGCCGCCACAACCTCCGCCGGCCGTGCCGCCGCCACCTCCGCCGGTGCCGCCACCGCCTCGGCCCGAGCCGATGCTGGGCGCCACGGCGCTGGACCGCTTCGACGCGCACGACACCGACGCCGCCGGGTTCAACTGGCGGCAGCTGATTTATCGGCTGACCGGGATCGAGATCGGCCCGGGCAAAAACACGGCCTATGAGAACGAGCTACGGGAGCGCATCCGCGCGACCGTAGGCGGCGCCTTTCCGATCGCCGTGCTCAACCTCAAGGGTGGGGTTGGCAAGACGACGGTGGTGGAGGCGCTGGGGTCGACCTTCGCCGCGGTGCGCGACGACCGGGTGCTTGCCCTCGATATCGACGCCGGGGACCTGGCGGAGCGCCACGGCCGGCGCAACCCGCACAGCATCGCCGACCTGCTGCAGGGCAAACCGGCGGCGCAATACGAGGACATCCGCGCGCTGACGTATATGAACGGCTTCGGGCTGGAAGTGCTGGGGTTGCCGGACTCTGATTGGCGTCTGGAGCGCCACGACATGCTGCGGGCCTTCTCGATGCTGCGGAACCAGTACTCGCTGGTGTTGGTCGACTGCGTCAAAACGCTCAATTCCGGTGTGATGGACGCTGTTCTACCGGAATCGCGCGCACTCGTTGTGGTCACCAGCCCCGCCATCGATGCGGTGCGTAAGACACGGGCGACGCTGGATTGGTTGTGCCACAACGGGTATCAATCACTGATGCAGTGGACCGTGCTGGCGGTCAACCACGTCGAGCCGGCCAAGGTCGACGGCGTGGCCGTCACCGAACTCGACCGGCTGTCCGCCCGCGTCGGAGCCACGGTGGTGTTGCCGTTCGACCGGCACGTGCACGACGGGCGAAAGATCGCGCTGGACCGGTTGAGCAAGGAGAGCCGGCGCAGTTACCTGGAGATGGCGGCCGTGCTGGCCGACATGTTCCCGGGCCGGGGAGGCCAGCGCGACCGATACCCGGGATCGCCGCGCACCGGTTGATACAGCGAGCTCAGCCGCGCTCGCGATCACCACGGTGTTGATCGGTGGTGACCCGCTTCGCCCGGCTCAGCCGCGCTCGCGATCACCACGGTGTTGATCGGTGGTGACCCGCTTCGCCCGGCTCAGCCGCGCTCGCGATCACCACTAGGATCGAGCGCATGAGTGTTGCCGCCAGCGCCGATCTGATGGACTACGACGACGTCATCGCGCGTTTCGACCCGGTACTCGGCCTCGAGGTGCACGTCGAACTGTCCACCGTCACCAAGATGTTCTGCGGCTGCAGCACCGGGTTCGGGGCCGAGCCCAACACCCAGGTGTGCCCGGTGTGTCTTGGCCTGCCCGGCTCGCTGCCGGTGCTCAACCAGAAAGCCGTCGAGTCGGCCATCCGCATCGGGCTGGCACTGAACTGCGAGATCGTGCCCTGGTGCCGCTTCGCCCGGAAGAACTACTTCTACCCGGACCAGCCGAAGAACTACCAGATTTCGCAGTACGACGAGCCGATCGCCATCAACGGCTACCTCGAGGCACCGCTGGAGGACGGCACCACCTGGCGGGTCGAGATCGAGCGCGCGCACATGGAGGAAGACACCGGCAAGCTCACCCACATCGGCAGCGAGACCGGCCGCATCCACGGCGCGACCACCTCGCTGATCGACTACAACCGCGCCGGCGTGCCGTTGATCGAAATCGTCACCAAGCCCATCGAGGGCGCCGGGGCCCGGGCGCCGCAGATCGCCCGCGCCTACGTGACGGCGCTGCGAGACCTGTTGCGCGCCCTGGACGTATCCGACGTCCGGATGGACCAGGGCTCGATGCGGTGCGACTCCAACGTGTCACTCAAGCCGACCGGCGCGACCGAGTTCGGCACCCGGACCGAGACCAAGAACGTCAACTCGCTGAAAAGCGTCGAGGTCGCGGTCCGTTACGAAATGCAACGCCAAGCCGCCGTCTTGGCGTCCGGCGGTCGAATCATCCAGGAAACCAGGCACTTTCACGAGTCCGGGGGCTACACGAGCCCGGGCCGCACCAAAGAAACGGCCGAGGACTACCGGTATTTCCCGGAGCCCGACCTGGAGCCCGTCGAGCCCAGTCGCGAGCTGGTCGAGCAACTGCGTCAGACCATCCCCGAGCTGCCGTGGTTGAGCCGCAAGCGCATTCAGGACGAGTGGGGCATCTCCGACGAGGTGATGCGTGACCTGGTCAACGCCGGGGCGATCGAATTGGTCACCGCGACCATCGAGCACGGCGCGTCCAGCGAGCAGGCCCGCGCCTGGTGGGGAAACTTCTTGATGCAGAAGGCCAACGAGGCCAACGTGGCACTGGACGAGCTGGCCATCACGCCGGCCCAGGTCGCCGCGGTGGTGGCGCTGGTCGACGGGGGCAAGCTGTCCACCAAGCTGGCCCGCCAGGTCGTGGAGGGTGTGCTGGCCGGTGAGGGCGAGCCCGAAGAGGTGATGACCGCCCGCGGTCTGGCGCTGGTGCGTGACGACTCGGTGACGCAGGCCGCCGTCGACGAGGCGCTGGCCGCCAATCCCGATGTGGCAGAAAAGATCCGCGGTGGCAAGGTGGCCGCGGCCGGCGCCATCGTCGGCGCGGTGATGAAGGCTACCCGCGGCCAGGCCGACGCCGCCCGGGTGCGCGAATTGGTGTTGGCCGCCTGCGGCCAGGGCTAGCCCCGGGGGTTATCCGACCGCCGTCATGACGGCGGGGGCCGTCAGCTCTTGTCGTCGCTGTTACGTGGGAATCCGCCGCCCTGCGGGAAGAGCGGGAACACCACGTCGTCCAGCTTCTCGGCGTCCCCGGCCGTCTTGTTGACCGTTGCGCCCCAGACGTTTCCATCCGGTGACATGCGC
This genomic window contains:
- a CDS encoding amino acid-binding protein, which gives rise to MPSYLLRIELVDRPGSLGSLAVALGSVGADILSLDVVDRSAGYATDDLVIELPPGAMPDTLITAAESLSGVRVDSVRPHTGLLEAHRELELLDHVAAAGGKAARLQVLANEAPKVLRVSWCTVLRSAGDELQRLAASPGAPETKADSAPWLPLERAATLDGTAEWVPKAWRDMDVTMVAAPLGDPHTAVVLGRPGPEFRPSEVARLGYLAGIVATMLR
- a CDS encoding RND family transporter; translation: MSNDQQPRPFVPRTIRRLALPILLFWVALAAITNIAVPQLEDVGKTHNVALNSPDAPSLKAIKRIGEKFGEFNTDSSAMIVLEGDKPLGADAHRFYDEMVRRIEQDRKHVQHVQDYWGDTLTAAGSQSSDGKAAYVQVNLAGNQGSALANEGVGALRDIIERMKPPPGVKTYVTGAAPLISDQFDVGSKGTAKVTAITVGVIALMLFFVYRSVLTTLLVLATVLIEMSAARGLVAFLGNAGVIGLSTYATNLLTLLVIAAGTDYAIFFVGRYQEARGTGEDREKAFYTMYHGTTHIVLGSGLTVAGAVACLSFTRLPYFQSLGIPAALGILVALFAALTLGPAILTLGAMVGIFDPKRAIRTRGWRRIGTAIVRWPGAVLAAACALALVGLIALPGYKTSYDTRPYMPASAPANIGYTAAEKHFSRARLEPELLMVETDHDMRNPESMLVLDKVAKAVFHVPGVAQVQTITRPLGTPLVHSSLAFVVSNSSAAQQENLTYQRDRADDALKQANELTKTINILKQQYTLQQQLASTTHDETQSFHDTLGTIQDLRDKIANFDDFFRPVRSYFYWEKHCYDIPACFAFRSLFDALDGIDQLTEKFENLTASLDQLDALQPKLTALIPPQIQSQQTNRDLTLANYATLSGIYAQTAAAIDNATALGRAFDAAKNDDTFYLPPEVFNNPDFKRGLKLFLSPDGKAARMIVTHEGDPATPEGISHIDPITKAAHEALKGTPMAGAGIYVGGTAATYKDIQDGAKYDLMIVAFAALSLILLIMMIITRSLIAALVIVGTVALSLGASFGLSVLVWQYIFGIQLYWVVLALAVILLLAVGSDYNLLLISRFKEEIHAGLNTGIIRAMAGSGSVVTSAGIVFAVTMCAFVFSGFQVLGQIGTTIGLGLLFDTLIVRSFMTPSVARLLGRWFWWPQRVRPRPASTMLRPYGPRPAVRQLLLWDDDDPVAMSPATR
- the gatA gene encoding Asp-tRNA(Asn)/Glu-tRNA(Gln) amidotransferase subunit GatA, giving the protein MNDILRADAATLAARIAAKELSSVELTQACLDQIQATDDRYHAFLHVAADEALGAAAVVDEAVAAGERLPSPLAGVPLALKDVFTTVDMPTTCGSKILEGWRSPYDATVTARLRAAGIPILGKTNMDEFAMGSSTENSAYGPTRNPWDVDRVPGGSGGGSAAALAAFQAPLAIGSDTGGSIRQPAALTSTVGVKPTYGTVSRYGLVACASSLDQGGPCARTVLDTALLHQVIAGHDTLDSTSVTAAVPDVVAAAKAGAAGDLKGVRVGVVKQLRGEGYQPGVLNAFEAAVEQLTGLGAEVSEVDCPHFDYALAAYYLILPSEVSSNLARFDAMRYGLRVGDDGSHSAEEVMAMTRAAGFGPEVKRRIMIGTYALSAGYYDAYYNQAQKVRTLIARDLDEAYRSVDVVVSPATPTTAFRLGEKVDDPLAMYLFDLCTLPLNLAGHCGMSVPAGLSRDDDLPVGLQIMAPALADDRLYRVGAAYEAARGPLPSAPTV
- the gatB gene encoding Asp-tRNA(Asn)/Glu-tRNA(Gln) amidotransferase subunit GatB, which produces MSVAASADLMDYDDVIARFDPVLGLEVHVELSTVTKMFCGCSTGFGAEPNTQVCPVCLGLPGSLPVLNQKAVESAIRIGLALNCEIVPWCRFARKNYFYPDQPKNYQISQYDEPIAINGYLEAPLEDGTTWRVEIERAHMEEDTGKLTHIGSETGRIHGATTSLIDYNRAGVPLIEIVTKPIEGAGARAPQIARAYVTALRDLLRALDVSDVRMDQGSMRCDSNVSLKPTGATEFGTRTETKNVNSLKSVEVAVRYEMQRQAAVLASGGRIIQETRHFHESGGYTSPGRTKETAEDYRYFPEPDLEPVEPSRELVEQLRQTIPELPWLSRKRIQDEWGISDEVMRDLVNAGAIELVTATIEHGASSEQARAWWGNFLMQKANEANVALDELAITPAQVAAVVALVDGGKLSTKLARQVVEGVLAGEGEPEEVMTARGLALVRDDSVTQAAVDEALAANPDVAEKIRGGKVAAAGAIVGAVMKATRGQADAARVRELVLAACGQG
- the gatC gene encoding Asp-tRNA(Asn)/Glu-tRNA(Gln) amidotransferase subunit GatC — encoded protein: MSQISRDEVAHLARLSRLALTDSELDSFAGQLDAILTHVSQVQAVDVTGVAATDNPLSDVLKDVTGTRPDEPTRCLTQAEALAEAPEAVDGRFAVPQILGDSE
- a CDS encoding MinD/ParA family ATP-binding protein yields the protein MTGPPQPPPAVPPPPPPVPPPPRPEPMLGATALDRFDAHDTDAAGFNWRQLIYRLTGIEIGPGKNTAYENELRERIRATVGGAFPIAVLNLKGGVGKTTVVEALGSTFAAVRDDRVLALDIDAGDLAERHGRRNPHSIADLLQGKPAAQYEDIRALTYMNGFGLEVLGLPDSDWRLERHDMLRAFSMLRNQYSLVLVDCVKTLNSGVMDAVLPESRALVVVTSPAIDAVRKTRATLDWLCHNGYQSLMQWTVLAVNHVEPAKVDGVAVTELDRLSARVGATVVLPFDRHVHDGRKIALDRLSKESRRSYLEMAAVLADMFPGRGGQRDRYPGSPRTG
- a CDS encoding ATP-dependent 6-phosphofructokinase, yielding MRIGVLTGGGDCPGLNAVIRAVVRTCDSRYGSSVVGFQDGWRGLLENRRVQLQNDDRNDRLLAKGGTMLGTARVHPEKLRAGLSQIKQTLDDNGIDVLIPIGGEGTLTAAHWLSEENVPVVGVPKTIDNDIDCTDVTFGHDTALTVATDAIDRLHSTAESHQRVMLVEVMGRHAGWIALNAGLASGAHMTLIPEQPFDVEEVCRLVKRRFQRGDSHFICVVAEGAKPIPGSIALREGGIDEFGHEKFTGVAAQLGAEVEKRINKDVRVTVLGHVQRGGTPTAYDRVLATRFGVNAADAAHAGEYGQMVSLRGQDIGRVPLADAVRQLKLVPESRYDDAAAFFG